A window of Parasynechococcus marenigrum WH 8102 contains these coding sequences:
- a CDS encoding anthranilate phosphoribosyltransferase family protein produces MTSGIVNGRERFKQHLRKVGSGEHTSKGMSREEAADALHLMLDGVASPAQIGAFLIAHRIRRPEPQELTGMLDTYRRLGPVLTSAEGQRPPLCFGMPFDGRTRTAPIYPLTTLVLLACGQPVVLQGGNRIPIKYGVTAIDLFRILGLDLAGLSIATVQEGFEQTGFALIHQPDHFAIAESLIGYREELGKRPPVASLELLWTPHQGNHLLVSGFVHPPTESRAWEALKLAGETNLLTVKGLEGGTDLPIGRACITARVQQGQAERLILHPRDHGCHAADVEWSDETAWTEKALAALDNRGPLLDALRWNAGAYLWFSGLSDSLESGLQTADGVLKTGQALQCLDQLRSWRSHLSIR; encoded by the coding sequence GTGACCAGCGGCATCGTCAACGGTCGGGAACGCTTCAAGCAGCACCTGCGCAAAGTTGGCAGTGGTGAGCACACCAGCAAGGGGATGAGCCGGGAGGAGGCTGCCGATGCGCTCCATCTCATGCTCGATGGGGTGGCATCCCCAGCTCAGATCGGAGCCTTCCTGATCGCCCATCGCATCCGCCGGCCGGAGCCTCAGGAACTCACTGGCATGCTCGATACCTACCGTAGACTTGGTCCTGTGCTGACCAGTGCAGAGGGTCAGCGGCCGCCGCTCTGTTTCGGCATGCCATTTGACGGTCGCACACGCACGGCCCCTATCTACCCACTCACCACGCTGGTGCTGCTCGCCTGCGGTCAGCCCGTGGTGCTGCAAGGGGGGAATCGCATTCCGATCAAATACGGCGTCACCGCCATTGATCTGTTCCGAATACTGGGCCTTGACCTGGCGGGTCTCTCCATAGCCACTGTCCAAGAAGGCTTTGAGCAGACCGGGTTTGCACTGATCCACCAGCCCGACCATTTCGCCATCGCCGAAAGCCTGATCGGTTACCGCGAGGAACTGGGCAAACGTCCTCCAGTGGCCAGTCTTGAACTGCTGTGGACACCCCATCAAGGCAACCACCTGCTGGTAAGTGGTTTCGTTCATCCCCCCACGGAAAGCCGCGCCTGGGAGGCCCTCAAGCTGGCCGGCGAAACCAATCTGCTCACGGTGAAGGGTCTGGAAGGTGGCACCGATCTCCCCATCGGGCGGGCCTGCATCACCGCAAGGGTTCAGCAGGGCCAGGCCGAACGGCTGATTCTTCACCCTCGAGACCATGGCTGCCATGCAGCGGATGTGGAGTGGAGCGACGAAACGGCCTGGACGGAAAAGGCCCTTGCGGCACTCGACAACCGTGGCCCACTCCTGGATGCCCTGCGCTGGAATGCCGGGGCTTACCTCTGGTTCAGCGGCCTCAGCGACAGCCTTGAATCAGGCCTGCAAACAGCTGATGGCGTGCTGAAAACAGGCCAAGCCCTGCAATGCCTCGATCAGCTGCGGTCCTGGAGAAGCCATTTATCCATCCGATAG